In Spirochaeta thermophila DSM 6578, the DNA window GTGCGTGTGTTACCACGCTTCATGGGGTATCTCCTCCTTCTTTCAGAGGTTTGGTGGTGGGAGATACCCTTTATCTTTTTTCCCCGCCTTTTTCAACACTCGATGTTACAGTCCCGTATGTCCCGTCTTTACAGAAGATTACACGGAGGTGGACTATTATGCGATTCCATGTGATAATCGAGTCCCCGATCAAGGATCCATCGATGAGGAGTGAGACCCGATATGAACATCGCCTTTTTCATGGACTGTTTCCCCCCGATGAAGAACGGGGTGGTCACGGTGGTGCTCCAGGCCAGGGATGCCCTCGTACGCCAGGGACACCACGTGGTGATCGTCTCCGTGGACACGGCACACCATCCGTACACCGGTCATGACGACTTCCTCCTCTTCCCGCAGATCTCCCTCGACTTCGGTTCCAAGCAGGGGTACGGCTACGCCCTCACGAGGAAGAAACGAGTGGTCGAGTTCCTCACACGACACCGGATCGACATCGTACACAGCCACACCGAGTTCGCCACGGGATTCGCCGCGGGCAAGGCCGCCCGGGCCCTGGGGATCCCCCGGGTGTGTACCGCCCACACCATGTGGGAGGACTACGCCCACTACTTCCCCCTCCTCAAGATGAAGCCCGTGGTGAGGACCTACTTCAGGCGTTACCTCAAGGGGGCCTCGCTCCTCATCGCCCCCTCGCCCAAATCGGCCCTCTACTTCCGGGAGATCACCCCCTGGATGGAGACGGTGGTGGTTCCCAACGGCATCGACATCCAGAGGTTCAAGGGCAACATCCGGGAAGAGGCGGTGCGGGAGATCAGGGAGCGGTACCGCCTCTCTCCCGAGCACCGTGTGGTGCTCTTCGTGGGCCGGATGGGACCCGAGAAGCGCATCGAGGAGCTCTACGAGGCGATGAAGCCTCTCCTGAAGAGGAACACAGCGGTGCGGCTCGTCTATGTGGGCGACGGGCCCGGATTCGAGCCGCTCGCGCGAAGGGTGAAAGCGGAGGGCCTGAACGATCGGGTGATCCTCACCGGGTTCGTGGACTGGGAGAAGATCGCCGCCTTCTACTCGATCGCAGAGGTGTTCGTCTCGGCCTCACTCAGCGAGGTGCACCCCATCACCACCCTCGAGGCCGCGGCGGCAGGCTTGCCTCTTGTCTGCAGGCGCGATGTGAGCTACGAAGGTGTGGTACGCGAGGGGGAGAACGGGTTCCAGGTGGACGACGATGCGGAGATTGAGGAGAAGGTTGCCCTCCTCCTTGAGGACACAGCGTTACGGGATCGGATGGCCGCCGCCTCCCGAGGTGTGGCGGACGAGTACTCCATAGAACGACACGCCGAACGCCTGGTGGAGGTGTACACCAGGGTACTGGCGAACCATCGAAAGGGATAACGCCATACGCCCCCACTTGACAGATAGCCCCCTTTGACGTAAGGTTTAACCATAGAGTTAAACTTTGAGGATAACACATGAGGAACATGGATACCGGTACAGAGGAACGGATACGAAAGGCGGCCTTCGAGGTCTTCAGCGAGAAAGGGAAGGCCGGTACCACCATGAGGGAGATCGCCCAAAGGGCCGGGGTGAACAAGGCCCTTGTCCACTACTACTTCAGAACCAAGGACAGTCTCTACGAGACCATCGCCGAGGAGATGGCCCGACTCGCCCTCAGGCTGGTCTTCCGACCCGGGGACGAGGCCCTCACACTCGAAGAGCTCCTCCCGGTCCTCATCAGGCGCCACATCGAAGCCATGCGGGCCCATCCCCAACTCTTCAGGTTCCTCATCGGCGAACTCGCCTCCAACAGGGCCGAATTCCTCGCCATCTTCGCCCGCCAGCTCACGCTGGGGGAGCGCCACGTGTGGAGTTACTTCCTCGAGAAGATCGAGGAGGCCCGGAAAGAGGGACGCATCAAAGAAATGGATCCTTTCCAGCTCATCCTCGACATCGTATCCCTCAACATATTTCCCCTCCTCGTCGCCCCCGCCCTCCTCCCGCTCATCGCAGAGAAGGCCGGCATCGAACTCGATGTGGAGCAGGTCCTCGAAGAACGGGCCGATCACGTCGCCCGTCTCATATGGGATGCCATCAAAAAGGAGTAGCCCATGAAACCACTCCAGACCCTCTTCTTCCTCACCCTCCTCGCCACCCTCCTCCCCGCCCAGTCTCCAGACCTCCCCACCCTCCTCACCCTCGCCTTCCAGCACGACCCCGACATCCACGCCCTCTCCGCCGAAGCCTCCGCCGCCGACGCATCCCGCCACCAGGCCCTCGCATCCCTCCTCCCCTCGCTCGGCCTCTCCGCCTCTGCCGCCTTCCAATCCGACATCCCCCACGCCACCCTCACCCTCCCCATCGGCACCCTCGACCTCGAACTTGGTGATACCACCTCCTATCAGGCCGGCCTCCTCGCCACCTGGGAGTGGTCACTCGGCATGGAAGGCCTCGCACGCCTCGAAGCCGCCCGACACACCCTGACCGCCGCCCGGCTCCTCGTCTCCGCACACGGACAAGAGCTCACCCGCACCATCCTCACTCTCGCCTTCCGATACCGGCTCTCTCTCGCCTCCACCCAGTCCCTCCAGGCCGCACTCGCCCGGCTCCAG includes these proteins:
- a CDS encoding glycosyltransferase, with product MNIAFFMDCFPPMKNGVVTVVLQARDALVRQGHHVVIVSVDTAHHPYTGHDDFLLFPQISLDFGSKQGYGYALTRKKRVVEFLTRHRIDIVHSHTEFATGFAAGKAARALGIPRVCTAHTMWEDYAHYFPLLKMKPVVRTYFRRYLKGASLLIAPSPKSALYFREITPWMETVVVPNGIDIQRFKGNIREEAVREIRERYRLSPEHRVVLFVGRMGPEKRIEELYEAMKPLLKRNTAVRLVYVGDGPGFEPLARRVKAEGLNDRVILTGFVDWEKIAAFYSIAEVFVSASLSEVHPITTLEAAAAGLPLVCRRDVSYEGVVREGENGFQVDDDAEIEEKVALLLEDTALRDRMAAASRGVADEYSIERHAERLVEVYTRVLANHRKG
- a CDS encoding TetR/AcrR family transcriptional regulator, translating into MRNMDTGTEERIRKAAFEVFSEKGKAGTTMREIAQRAGVNKALVHYYFRTKDSLYETIAEEMARLALRLVFRPGDEALTLEELLPVLIRRHIEAMRAHPQLFRFLIGELASNRAEFLAIFARQLTLGERHVWSYFLEKIEEARKEGRIKEMDPFQLILDIVSLNIFPLLVAPALLPLIAEKAGIELDVEQVLEERADHVARLIWDAIKKE